From the Pangasianodon hypophthalmus isolate fPanHyp1 chromosome 17, fPanHyp1.pri, whole genome shotgun sequence genome, one window contains:
- the sgsm1b gene encoding small G protein signaling modulator 1 isoform X1: protein MGFVYLAEAETRQRLLRSVKKEVKQIMEEAVTRKFVHEESSHIISFCAVVEACVLHGLKRRAAGFLRTNKLAALFLKVGKIFTPAEDLCKKVQELEQLIENNSRQNQSQTSQDGIRKQSRIPSLSPQAIKHLWIRTALTEKVLDKIVLYLVENSSKFYEREALLRDPVDGPILASLLVGPCALEYTKAKTANHFWTDPSADELVQRHRIHSGHCRQDSPTKRPALIQKRQSSGSMDDRPSLWARDYVESLHQNSRATLLFGKNNVLVQPTDDMEAIPGYLSLHQTAELMTLKWTPNQLMNGNMGEFDYEKSVYWDYAMTIRLEEIVYLHCHQQVDSGGTVVLVSQDGIQRPPFRFPKGGHLLQFLTCLETGLLPHGQLDPPLWSQRGKGKVFPKLRKRSPHSSCESFSDKDEDEATDYVFRIIYPGSQEFVGPELMDQSMTMWQPAPRKSSCSSCSQNGSSESGLPNGCNHDRAPLKLLCETMKYQIISRAFYGWLAYCRHLSTVRTHLSALVNPTIIEPDIPYDAKGGLSAEVWKTFLQDSSAYEEAELLRLVYYGGVDPTLRKEVWPFLLGHYHFTMTPDERKEVDEQVRACYEQTMSEWLGCEAIVRQREKEQHAAALAKCASGASVDLRQDSTISTDSSQSCSSEKQSNACSQCDSNSSTQVFGSVDEVDPIESEPKPKDEKPQPKIPNGTLPNCTSSPDSGHPSSRNFSVTSGLSDCSPSTEDASTQENGTKIKLPEPSAVASEVTVDLPTNSSLEDKLKEEPAEQSSQALGTGKGDLIKSPTGALPPEDETIKLQEDEKVENSGAKEVSRTDTVKSVDPQWDLNEKSELNFSETVESTISDPSEEKAKPSDSNAKSKQILQSSETTAEEITKSVEGIRNSQVVVETQINMEFNDDRDKTEKNIALVMQVNKETPTTCDPPRALTKEGSVEEAKTTDTRPPANAEELTKSQMSSVPHMEPLEKQTQPPQPLSESKMTNDPHMDPSEKETKSPQPLSETEMTYDHHLDPLDKETKSPQPLSEAEMTHDPYLDSLEKEAKSPQPHSGSEITNGSHLELWEEETKPPQPLSDSEMTSAPDMEPLEKETMLLQPLSETEMTSAPHMEPTEKEMKPPQPLPESEVTSAPDMEPSEKEMKPPQPLSELDMSSAPDMEALEKEMKPPQPLSELDMSSAPDMEALEKETKLPQPLSESEMTSDSHMEPLEKEIKPPQPLSDSEMTSAPDMEPTEKEMKPCQPLSEMEMTSAPDMEPTEKEMKPCQPLSETEMTSDSHMEPLEKETKLPQPLSETEMTSAPDMEPTEKEIKPPQPLSESETTSNSHMEPSEKETKPPEPLSELVMNNPSNADKPDMKIIMNWAYDSNRTKALMKQMNEPLLEGCISIMSLSKQSPDTSDDSPSALEMEEIPAALVYMPSEDILANVPVTLGPPLALTMPPEKAAVGMPALELCMEAGQNTSPDATESALSEEEPEMESLFPKPDSLAVGDHKNDVASPVSSIGTTYSQELLDLYTLNIHRIDKDVQRCDRNYWYFTTANLEKLRNIMCSYVWQHLDIGYVQGMCDLLAPLLVILDDEAMAFSCFTELMKRMNQNFPHGGAMDTHFANMRSLIQILDSELFELMQQNGDYTHFYFCYRWFLLDFKREMVYDDVFSVWETIWAARTISSGHFVLFIALALVELYRDIILENNMDFTDIIKFFNEMAERHDVPQLLVMARDLVHKVQILIENK from the exons GTGAAGCAAATTATGGAGGAGGCTGTAACTCGGAAATTTGTACACGAGGAGAGCAGCCACATCATTTCTTTCTGTG CTGTTGTGGAAGCTTGCGTGTTGCACGGCCTGAAGAGGCGTGCTGCCGGCTTCCTGCGCACTAACAAGTTGGCAGCACTCTTCCTGAAGGTGGGGAAAATCTTTACACCAGCTGAAGATCTGTgcaagaaggtgcaggagctggaaCAGCTCATCGAAAACAA TTCTAGACAGAACCAATCTCAGACGAGTCAAGATGGTATCCGTAAGCAGTCACGGATTCCCAGCCTCTCCCCCCAAGCCATCAAACATCTGTGGATCCGTACAGCGCTGACGGAGAAAGTGCTTGACAAGATTGTTCTATACTTGGTGGAGAACAGCAG caAATTCTATGAGAGAGAAGCTTTGTTGAGGGATCCTGTTGATGGACCAATCCTTGCGTCACTACTGG TTGGTCCCTGCGCTCTGGAGTACACTAAAGCAAAGACAGCTAACCACTTTTGGACAGATCCTTCGGCTGACGAGCTGGTGCAGAGACACCGTATTCATAGTGGCCACTGCCGCCAGGACTCGCCCACCAAGCGCCCTGCTCTT ATCCAGAAAAGGCAGTCAAGTGGTAGTATGGATGACAGGCCCTCGCTGTGGGCTCGGGACTATGTGGAATCTCTCCATCAGAACTCAAGAGCCACACTGCTGTTTGGCAAGAACAATGTTCTAGTCCAGCCA ACAGATGACATGGAAGCGATCCCAGGATACCTATCTCTCCATCAGACTGCAGAGCTAATGACGTTGAAGTGGACACCAAACCAGCTGATGAATGGCAACATGGGAGAGTTTGATTATGAAAAAAG tgtgtattgggatTACGCAATGACCATTCGTCTAGAGGAAATTGTCTATTTGCATTGCCATCAACAAG TGGACAGTGGCGGCACTGTGGTGTTGGTGAGCCAGGATGGGATCCAGAGGCCTCCATTCCGTTTTCCAAAAGGAGGCCATCTGCTGCAGTTCCTCACATGTCTTGAGACAGGACTCCTTCCACACGGCCAGCTTGATCCTCCTCTCTGGTCCCAGCGGGGAAAG gGAAAGGTTTTCCCAAAATTACGGAAAAGAAGCCCGCACAGCTCCTGCGAGTCATTTTCTGACAAGGATGAAGATGAAGCAACAGATTATGTGTTTCGGATAATATATCCAGGCAGTCAGGAGTTTG TTGGCCCAGAGCTGATGGACCAGAGTATGACCATGTGGCAGCCTGCTCCAAGGAAGTCTTCTTGTTCCTCTTGCTCTCAGAATGGTTCTTCTGAGAGTGGACTTCCCAATGGATGCAATCATGACAG GGCTCCGCTGAAATTACTTTGTGAGACCATGAAGTACCAGATCATTTCTCGTGCCTTCTATGGCT GGTTGGCCTACTGCCGTCACCTGTCCACAGTCCGCACACATCTTTCTGCTCTGGTCAATCCCACTATCATTGAGCCTGACATTCCCTATGATGCCAAAGGAGGGCTCTCTGCAGAAGTGTGGAAGACATTTCTTCAAGATagttct GCATATGAAGAGGCAGAACTCCTCCGGCTTGTGTACTATGGTGGTGTAGACCCCACCCTGCGTAAGGAGGTATGGCCTTTCTTGCTAGGCCACTACCACTTCACTATGACTCCTGATGAGAGAAAGGAG GTGGATGAGCAGGTTCGGGCCTGTTATGAGCAAACCATGAGTGAGTGGCTGGGATGTGAGGCCATAGTGAGGCAGCGTGAGAAGGAGCAACATGCTGCTGCCCTAGCCAAGTGTGCTTCTGGAGCAAGTGTGGATCTACGACAGGACTCCACTATTAGCACTGAT TCATCCCAGAGCTGCAGTTCAGAGAAACAGAGCAATGCCTGTTCCCAGTGTGACTCCAACAGTAGCACTCAG GTGTTTGGGTCTGTCGATGAGGTTGACCCAATCGAATCTGAACCTAAACCGAAAGATGAGAAGCCCCAGCCCAAAATTCCAAATGGTACTCTTCCCAACTGCACTAGTTCTCCAGACTCTGGACATCCATCCTCTCGTAACTTCTCTGTCACATCTGGACTCTCAGATTGCTCCCCAAGCACAGAGGATGCTTCAACACAAGAGAATGGAACCAAAATCAAACTACCAGAGCCATCAGCAGTGGCCTCTGAGGTTACTGTAGACCTTCCAACCAACTCTAGCCTTGAAGACAAGCTCAAAGAAGAACCAGCAGAACAGAGCTCACAGGCTCTGGGCACAGGGAAGGGGGATCTCATCAAATCACCTACAGGAGCGCTCCCTCCAGAAGATGAGACAATCAAACTGCAGGAAGATGAGAAAGTAGAAAATTCAGGTGCCAAAGAAGTTAGCAGGACTGACACAGTCAAGTCCGTGGATCCTCAATgggatttaaatgaaaaatctgaGTTGAATTTTTCTGAAACAGTAGAAAGCACAATTTCTGATCCTTCCGAAGAGAAGGCAAAACCTTCAGATAGCAATGCGAAAAGCAAGCAAATACTTCAATCATCAGAGACTACTGCTGAAGAGATCACTAAATCCGTAGAGGGGATTAGGAACTCACAAGTGGTGGTAGAAACTCAGATAAACATGGAGTTTAATGATGATAGGGACAAAACTGAGAAGAATATTGCTTTGGTAATGCAAGTAAACAAAGAAACACCTACCACGTGTGATCCTCCCAGAGCACTGACTAAAGAGGGTTCTGTGGAAGAAGCAAAAACCACAGATACAAGGCCACCTGCAAATGCTGAAGAACTCACAAAGTCACAGATGAGCAGTGTCCCTCACATGGAGCctttggaaaaacaaacacagcctCCTCAGCCTCTTTCTGAATCAAAGATGACCAATGACCCTCACATGGATCcttcagaaaaagaaacaaagtctCCTCAACCTCTTTCTGAAACAGAGATGACCTATGACCATCACTTGGATCCTTTGGATAAAGAAACAAAGTCTCCTCAACCTCTTTCAGAAGCAGAGATGACACATGACCCTTACTTGGATTCTTTGGAAAAAGAAGCAAAGTCTCCTCAACCTCATTCTGGCTCAGAGATCACCAATGGCTCTCACTTGGAGCTCTGGGAAGAAGAAACAAAGCCTCCTCAACCTCTTTCTGATTCAGAGATGACCAGTGCCCCTGACATGGAGCctttggaaaaagaaacaatgcTTCTTCAACCTCTTTCTGAAACAGAGATGACCAGTGCCCCTCACATGGAGCCTAcggaaaaagaaatgaagccTCCTCAGCCTCTTCCTGAATCAGAGGTGACCAGTGCCCCTGACATGGAGCcttcagaaaaagaaatgaaacctCCTCAACCTCTTTCTGAATTAGACATGTCCAGTGCCCCTGATATGGAGGCtttggaaaaagaaatgaagccTCCTCAACCTCTTTCTGAATTAGACATGTCCAGTGCCCCTGATATGGAGGCTTTGGAAAAAGAAACGAAGCTTCCTCAGCCTCTTTCTGAATCAGAGATGACCAGTGACTCCCACATGGAGCctttggaaaaagaaataaagcctCCTCAACCACTTTCTGATTCAGAGATGACCAGTGCCCCTGATATGGAGCCTAcggaaaaagaaatgaagccTTGTCAACCTCTTTCTGAAATGGAAATGACCAGTGCCCCTGATATGGAGCCTAcggaaaaagaaatgaagccTTGTCAACCTCTTTCTGAAACAGAGATGACCAGTGACTCCCACATGGAGCctttggaaaaagaaacaaagcttCCTCAACCTCTTTCTGAAACAGAGATGACCAGTGCCCCTGACATGGAGcctacagaaaaagaaataaagcctCCTCAACCCCTTTCTGAATCAGAGACGACTAGCAACTCTCACATGGAGCcttctgaaaaagaaacaaagcctCCTGAACCTCTCTCTGAGTTAGTAATGAACAATCCATCTAATGCTGACAAGCCAGATATGAAAATTATAATGAACTGGGCCTATGATTCCAACAGAACCAAGGCACtaatgaaacaaatgaatgaaccTCTGCTTGAAGGCTGTATTTCCATTATGTCTTTATCGAAACAATCTCCAGATACATCTGATGACTCGCCATCTGCCCTGGAAATGGAGGAAATCCCAGCTGCTTTGGTTTATATGCCTTCAGAGGATATCTTGGCCAATGTTCCTGTTACACTGGGTCCTCCTTTGGCTCTGACGATGCCACCAGAGAAGGCTGCAGTAGGTATGCCTGCTCTGGAGCTGTGCATGGAGGCAGGTCAGAACACCAGCCCAGATGCCACTGAATCAGCCCTGTCTGAGGAAGAGCCAGAGATGGAGAGTCTGTTCCCCAAACCAGACTCTCTAGCTGTTGGAGACCATAAAAATGATGTTGCATCTCCAGTGTCCTCTATTGGAACTACTTACTCT CAAGAGCTGCTAGACTTGTACACCCTCAATATTCACCGTATTGACAAAGACGTCCAAAGATGCGATAGAAACTACTGGTACTTTACTACTGCCAACCTGGAGAAGCTACGCAACATCATGTGCAG ctATGTTTGGCAGCATCTAGATATCGGCTATGTACAGGGAATGTGTGACTTGCTTGCGCCTCTGCTTGTTATTCTTGATGATG aGGCCATGGCATTTAGCTGTTTTACAGAGCTCATGAAAAGAATGAATCAGAACTTTCCTCATGGCGGAGCAATGGACACCCACTTTGCCAACATGCGTTCCCTTATTCAG ATTCTTGACTCTGAGCTTTTTGAGCTGATGCAACAGAATGGAGACTACACCCACTTCTACTTCTGTTACCGATGGTTCCTCTTAGACTTTAAAAGAG AAATGGTGTATGATGACGTGTTCTCCGTATGGGAGACCATCTGGGCGGCCCGTACTATCTCCTCTGGCCATTTTGTGCTGTTTATTGCCTTGGCACTGGTTGAGTTATACAGGGACATCATTTTGGAGAACAACATGGActtcactgacatcatcaagtTCTTCAATG aaatggcTGAGCGGCATGATGTCCCACAGCTTCTGGTGATGGCCCGAGACTTGGTTCACAAGGTCCAGATCCTCATAGAGAACAAATGA
- the sgsm1b gene encoding small G protein signaling modulator 1 isoform X2, translating to MGEAETRQRLLRSVKKEVKQIMEEAVTRKFVHEESSHIISFCAVVEACVLHGLKRRAAGFLRTNKLAALFLKVGKIFTPAEDLCKKVQELEQLIENNSRQNQSQTSQDGIRKQSRIPSLSPQAIKHLWIRTALTEKVLDKIVLYLVENSSKFYEREALLRDPVDGPILASLLVGPCALEYTKAKTANHFWTDPSADELVQRHRIHSGHCRQDSPTKRPALIQKRQSSGSMDDRPSLWARDYVESLHQNSRATLLFGKNNVLVQPTDDMEAIPGYLSLHQTAELMTLKWTPNQLMNGNMGEFDYEKSVYWDYAMTIRLEEIVYLHCHQQVDSGGTVVLVSQDGIQRPPFRFPKGGHLLQFLTCLETGLLPHGQLDPPLWSQRGKGKVFPKLRKRSPHSSCESFSDKDEDEATDYVFRIIYPGSQEFVGPELMDQSMTMWQPAPRKSSCSSCSQNGSSESGLPNGCNHDRAPLKLLCETMKYQIISRAFYGWLAYCRHLSTVRTHLSALVNPTIIEPDIPYDAKGGLSAEVWKTFLQDSSAYEEAELLRLVYYGGVDPTLRKEVWPFLLGHYHFTMTPDERKEVDEQVRACYEQTMSEWLGCEAIVRQREKEQHAAALAKCASGASVDLRQDSTISTDSSQSCSSEKQSNACSQCDSNSSTQVFGSVDEVDPIESEPKPKDEKPQPKIPNGTLPNCTSSPDSGHPSSRNFSVTSGLSDCSPSTEDASTQENGTKIKLPEPSAVASEVTVDLPTNSSLEDKLKEEPAEQSSQALGTGKGDLIKSPTGALPPEDETIKLQEDEKVENSGAKEVSRTDTVKSVDPQWDLNEKSELNFSETVESTISDPSEEKAKPSDSNAKSKQILQSSETTAEEITKSVEGIRNSQVVVETQINMEFNDDRDKTEKNIALVMQVNKETPTTCDPPRALTKEGSVEEAKTTDTRPPANAEELTKSQMSSVPHMEPLEKQTQPPQPLSESKMTNDPHMDPSEKETKSPQPLSETEMTYDHHLDPLDKETKSPQPLSEAEMTHDPYLDSLEKEAKSPQPHSGSEITNGSHLELWEEETKPPQPLSDSEMTSAPDMEPLEKETMLLQPLSETEMTSAPHMEPTEKEMKPPQPLPESEVTSAPDMEPSEKEMKPPQPLSELDMSSAPDMEALEKEMKPPQPLSELDMSSAPDMEALEKETKLPQPLSESEMTSDSHMEPLEKEIKPPQPLSDSEMTSAPDMEPTEKEMKPCQPLSEMEMTSAPDMEPTEKEMKPCQPLSETEMTSDSHMEPLEKETKLPQPLSETEMTSAPDMEPTEKEIKPPQPLSESETTSNSHMEPSEKETKPPEPLSELVMNNPSNADKPDMKIIMNWAYDSNRTKALMKQMNEPLLEGCISIMSLSKQSPDTSDDSPSALEMEEIPAALVYMPSEDILANVPVTLGPPLALTMPPEKAAVGMPALELCMEAGQNTSPDATESALSEEEPEMESLFPKPDSLAVGDHKNDVASPVSSIGTTYSQELLDLYTLNIHRIDKDVQRCDRNYWYFTTANLEKLRNIMCSYVWQHLDIGYVQGMCDLLAPLLVILDDEAMAFSCFTELMKRMNQNFPHGGAMDTHFANMRSLIQILDSELFELMQQNGDYTHFYFCYRWFLLDFKREMVYDDVFSVWETIWAARTISSGHFVLFIALALVELYRDIILENNMDFTDIIKFFNEMAERHDVPQLLVMARDLVHKVQILIENK from the exons GTGAAGCAAATTATGGAGGAGGCTGTAACTCGGAAATTTGTACACGAGGAGAGCAGCCACATCATTTCTTTCTGTG CTGTTGTGGAAGCTTGCGTGTTGCACGGCCTGAAGAGGCGTGCTGCCGGCTTCCTGCGCACTAACAAGTTGGCAGCACTCTTCCTGAAGGTGGGGAAAATCTTTACACCAGCTGAAGATCTGTgcaagaaggtgcaggagctggaaCAGCTCATCGAAAACAA TTCTAGACAGAACCAATCTCAGACGAGTCAAGATGGTATCCGTAAGCAGTCACGGATTCCCAGCCTCTCCCCCCAAGCCATCAAACATCTGTGGATCCGTACAGCGCTGACGGAGAAAGTGCTTGACAAGATTGTTCTATACTTGGTGGAGAACAGCAG caAATTCTATGAGAGAGAAGCTTTGTTGAGGGATCCTGTTGATGGACCAATCCTTGCGTCACTACTGG TTGGTCCCTGCGCTCTGGAGTACACTAAAGCAAAGACAGCTAACCACTTTTGGACAGATCCTTCGGCTGACGAGCTGGTGCAGAGACACCGTATTCATAGTGGCCACTGCCGCCAGGACTCGCCCACCAAGCGCCCTGCTCTT ATCCAGAAAAGGCAGTCAAGTGGTAGTATGGATGACAGGCCCTCGCTGTGGGCTCGGGACTATGTGGAATCTCTCCATCAGAACTCAAGAGCCACACTGCTGTTTGGCAAGAACAATGTTCTAGTCCAGCCA ACAGATGACATGGAAGCGATCCCAGGATACCTATCTCTCCATCAGACTGCAGAGCTAATGACGTTGAAGTGGACACCAAACCAGCTGATGAATGGCAACATGGGAGAGTTTGATTATGAAAAAAG tgtgtattgggatTACGCAATGACCATTCGTCTAGAGGAAATTGTCTATTTGCATTGCCATCAACAAG TGGACAGTGGCGGCACTGTGGTGTTGGTGAGCCAGGATGGGATCCAGAGGCCTCCATTCCGTTTTCCAAAAGGAGGCCATCTGCTGCAGTTCCTCACATGTCTTGAGACAGGACTCCTTCCACACGGCCAGCTTGATCCTCCTCTCTGGTCCCAGCGGGGAAAG gGAAAGGTTTTCCCAAAATTACGGAAAAGAAGCCCGCACAGCTCCTGCGAGTCATTTTCTGACAAGGATGAAGATGAAGCAACAGATTATGTGTTTCGGATAATATATCCAGGCAGTCAGGAGTTTG TTGGCCCAGAGCTGATGGACCAGAGTATGACCATGTGGCAGCCTGCTCCAAGGAAGTCTTCTTGTTCCTCTTGCTCTCAGAATGGTTCTTCTGAGAGTGGACTTCCCAATGGATGCAATCATGACAG GGCTCCGCTGAAATTACTTTGTGAGACCATGAAGTACCAGATCATTTCTCGTGCCTTCTATGGCT GGTTGGCCTACTGCCGTCACCTGTCCACAGTCCGCACACATCTTTCTGCTCTGGTCAATCCCACTATCATTGAGCCTGACATTCCCTATGATGCCAAAGGAGGGCTCTCTGCAGAAGTGTGGAAGACATTTCTTCAAGATagttct GCATATGAAGAGGCAGAACTCCTCCGGCTTGTGTACTATGGTGGTGTAGACCCCACCCTGCGTAAGGAGGTATGGCCTTTCTTGCTAGGCCACTACCACTTCACTATGACTCCTGATGAGAGAAAGGAG GTGGATGAGCAGGTTCGGGCCTGTTATGAGCAAACCATGAGTGAGTGGCTGGGATGTGAGGCCATAGTGAGGCAGCGTGAGAAGGAGCAACATGCTGCTGCCCTAGCCAAGTGTGCTTCTGGAGCAAGTGTGGATCTACGACAGGACTCCACTATTAGCACTGAT TCATCCCAGAGCTGCAGTTCAGAGAAACAGAGCAATGCCTGTTCCCAGTGTGACTCCAACAGTAGCACTCAG GTGTTTGGGTCTGTCGATGAGGTTGACCCAATCGAATCTGAACCTAAACCGAAAGATGAGAAGCCCCAGCCCAAAATTCCAAATGGTACTCTTCCCAACTGCACTAGTTCTCCAGACTCTGGACATCCATCCTCTCGTAACTTCTCTGTCACATCTGGACTCTCAGATTGCTCCCCAAGCACAGAGGATGCTTCAACACAAGAGAATGGAACCAAAATCAAACTACCAGAGCCATCAGCAGTGGCCTCTGAGGTTACTGTAGACCTTCCAACCAACTCTAGCCTTGAAGACAAGCTCAAAGAAGAACCAGCAGAACAGAGCTCACAGGCTCTGGGCACAGGGAAGGGGGATCTCATCAAATCACCTACAGGAGCGCTCCCTCCAGAAGATGAGACAATCAAACTGCAGGAAGATGAGAAAGTAGAAAATTCAGGTGCCAAAGAAGTTAGCAGGACTGACACAGTCAAGTCCGTGGATCCTCAATgggatttaaatgaaaaatctgaGTTGAATTTTTCTGAAACAGTAGAAAGCACAATTTCTGATCCTTCCGAAGAGAAGGCAAAACCTTCAGATAGCAATGCGAAAAGCAAGCAAATACTTCAATCATCAGAGACTACTGCTGAAGAGATCACTAAATCCGTAGAGGGGATTAGGAACTCACAAGTGGTGGTAGAAACTCAGATAAACATGGAGTTTAATGATGATAGGGACAAAACTGAGAAGAATATTGCTTTGGTAATGCAAGTAAACAAAGAAACACCTACCACGTGTGATCCTCCCAGAGCACTGACTAAAGAGGGTTCTGTGGAAGAAGCAAAAACCACAGATACAAGGCCACCTGCAAATGCTGAAGAACTCACAAAGTCACAGATGAGCAGTGTCCCTCACATGGAGCctttggaaaaacaaacacagcctCCTCAGCCTCTTTCTGAATCAAAGATGACCAATGACCCTCACATGGATCcttcagaaaaagaaacaaagtctCCTCAACCTCTTTCTGAAACAGAGATGACCTATGACCATCACTTGGATCCTTTGGATAAAGAAACAAAGTCTCCTCAACCTCTTTCAGAAGCAGAGATGACACATGACCCTTACTTGGATTCTTTGGAAAAAGAAGCAAAGTCTCCTCAACCTCATTCTGGCTCAGAGATCACCAATGGCTCTCACTTGGAGCTCTGGGAAGAAGAAACAAAGCCTCCTCAACCTCTTTCTGATTCAGAGATGACCAGTGCCCCTGACATGGAGCctttggaaaaagaaacaatgcTTCTTCAACCTCTTTCTGAAACAGAGATGACCAGTGCCCCTCACATGGAGCCTAcggaaaaagaaatgaagccTCCTCAGCCTCTTCCTGAATCAGAGGTGACCAGTGCCCCTGACATGGAGCcttcagaaaaagaaatgaaacctCCTCAACCTCTTTCTGAATTAGACATGTCCAGTGCCCCTGATATGGAGGCtttggaaaaagaaatgaagccTCCTCAACCTCTTTCTGAATTAGACATGTCCAGTGCCCCTGATATGGAGGCTTTGGAAAAAGAAACGAAGCTTCCTCAGCCTCTTTCTGAATCAGAGATGACCAGTGACTCCCACATGGAGCctttggaaaaagaaataaagcctCCTCAACCACTTTCTGATTCAGAGATGACCAGTGCCCCTGATATGGAGCCTAcggaaaaagaaatgaagccTTGTCAACCTCTTTCTGAAATGGAAATGACCAGTGCCCCTGATATGGAGCCTAcggaaaaagaaatgaagccTTGTCAACCTCTTTCTGAAACAGAGATGACCAGTGACTCCCACATGGAGCctttggaaaaagaaacaaagcttCCTCAACCTCTTTCTGAAACAGAGATGACCAGTGCCCCTGACATGGAGcctacagaaaaagaaataaagcctCCTCAACCCCTTTCTGAATCAGAGACGACTAGCAACTCTCACATGGAGCcttctgaaaaagaaacaaagcctCCTGAACCTCTCTCTGAGTTAGTAATGAACAATCCATCTAATGCTGACAAGCCAGATATGAAAATTATAATGAACTGGGCCTATGATTCCAACAGAACCAAGGCACtaatgaaacaaatgaatgaaccTCTGCTTGAAGGCTGTATTTCCATTATGTCTTTATCGAAACAATCTCCAGATACATCTGATGACTCGCCATCTGCCCTGGAAATGGAGGAAATCCCAGCTGCTTTGGTTTATATGCCTTCAGAGGATATCTTGGCCAATGTTCCTGTTACACTGGGTCCTCCTTTGGCTCTGACGATGCCACCAGAGAAGGCTGCAGTAGGTATGCCTGCTCTGGAGCTGTGCATGGAGGCAGGTCAGAACACCAGCCCAGATGCCACTGAATCAGCCCTGTCTGAGGAAGAGCCAGAGATGGAGAGTCTGTTCCCCAAACCAGACTCTCTAGCTGTTGGAGACCATAAAAATGATGTTGCATCTCCAGTGTCCTCTATTGGAACTACTTACTCT CAAGAGCTGCTAGACTTGTACACCCTCAATATTCACCGTATTGACAAAGACGTCCAAAGATGCGATAGAAACTACTGGTACTTTACTACTGCCAACCTGGAGAAGCTACGCAACATCATGTGCAG ctATGTTTGGCAGCATCTAGATATCGGCTATGTACAGGGAATGTGTGACTTGCTTGCGCCTCTGCTTGTTATTCTTGATGATG aGGCCATGGCATTTAGCTGTTTTACAGAGCTCATGAAAAGAATGAATCAGAACTTTCCTCATGGCGGAGCAATGGACACCCACTTTGCCAACATGCGTTCCCTTATTCAG ATTCTTGACTCTGAGCTTTTTGAGCTGATGCAACAGAATGGAGACTACACCCACTTCTACTTCTGTTACCGATGGTTCCTCTTAGACTTTAAAAGAG AAATGGTGTATGATGACGTGTTCTCCGTATGGGAGACCATCTGGGCGGCCCGTACTATCTCCTCTGGCCATTTTGTGCTGTTTATTGCCTTGGCACTGGTTGAGTTATACAGGGACATCATTTTGGAGAACAACATGGActtcactgacatcatcaagtTCTTCAATG aaatggcTGAGCGGCATGATGTCCCACAGCTTCTGGTGATGGCCCGAGACTTGGTTCACAAGGTCCAGATCCTCATAGAGAACAAATGA